A DNA window from Phoenix dactylifera cultivar Barhee BC4 chromosome 13, palm_55x_up_171113_PBpolish2nd_filt_p, whole genome shotgun sequence contains the following coding sequences:
- the LOC103709650 gene encoding E3 ubiquitin-protein ligase SIRP1, with protein MDEALVARYWCHMCSQMVNPVMEVEIKCPHCNNGFVEEMDGGGDLDAADLGSDRSLSLWAPVLLGMMSRGSRRRRLQREEEEDDSGPHRYSESLRRRRRSLAILQLLQALRETNRSESDNSEGERETERVRERERERVILINPFNQAIILQGSFDAGETQRQNSNSNSFGASFEDYFLGPGLDLLLQHLAENDPNRYGSPPAQKEAIDAMPTVKIVEAMSCSVCLEDFEIGGEAREMPCKHKFHCGCILPWLELHSSCPVCRFQMPADESKDSNGGGNSNRVEGGSGDGGDAGNGGNGRRFWLPVPWPFNGLFSLSGSQSSGNSSSAPPSSSTPDSNSA; from the coding sequence ATGGACGAGGCTCTGGTTGCTAGATACTGGTGCCACATGTGCTCACAGATGGTAAATCCTGTGATGGAGGTGGAGATCAAATGCCCCCATTGTAATAATGGATTTGTAGAAGAAATGGATGGTGGGGGAGACTTGGATGCCGCCGATCTGGGCTCTGACCGATCCCTCTCTCTTTGGGCTCCAGTCTTGCTTGGAATGATGAGCAGGGGCTCCCGACGCCGAAGGcttcaaagggaagaagaagaggatgacTCTGGTCCGCATCGTTACTCAGAATCCCTTCGTCGAAGGAGGAGGAGCTTGGCCATCCTACAGCTGCTGCAAGCCCTCCGGGAAACAAACAGATCAGAGTCTGATAATTCTGAGGGTGAGAGGGAGACGGAAAGGGTtagagaaagggagagggagCGTGTGATCCTAATCAATCCTTTCAACCAGGCTATAATTCTCCAAGGATCCTTCGATGCAGGCGAAACTCAGAGACAGAATTCGAACAGCAACAGCTTTGGTGCTTCTTTCGAAGACTACTTTCTTGGGCCTGGCCTGGATCTTTTGTTGCAGCATTTGGCAGAGAATGATCCTAACAGATATGGATCACCGCCTGCTCAGAAAGAGGCAATTGATGCAATGCCCACTGTAAAAATTGTGGAAGCCATGAGCTGCTCCGTCTGTTTGGAAGACTTTGAAATAGGTGGAGAGGCTAGGGAGATGCCTTGTAAACATAAATTCCATTGCGGGTGTATACTACCATGGCTGGAGCTCCACAGCTCGTGCCCAGTTTGTAGGTTTCAGATGCCAGCAGATGAGTCGAAGGATTCAAATGGAGGTGGTAACAGCAATAGGGTGGAGGGTGGTAGTGGGGATGGTGGTGATGCGGGTAATGGAGGGAATGGGAGGAGATTCTGGTTGCCAGTGCCTTGGCCTTTCAATGGGCTGTTCTCCTTATCAGGGTCCCAGAGCAGTGGGAATTCTTCTTCGGCACCGCCGTCATCGTCCACCCCCGATAGTAACTCAGCCTAA